The Petrotoga olearia DSM 13574 genome contains the following window.
ATTCCGTAATTGGAATTAGAAGCTTTTCTGATGATAAAAATGTGGTATTAAAATTTGCCCGTGAATATGTGAAAGGATTGCATGACGGAGGTGTACTTTCTTGCCTAAAACATTTCCCTGGTATAGGAAACGTCAACATAGATCCTCATTTAGATCTTCCCCAGGGTGAATCAAGCAAAGGCGACCTTCTTTCAACAGAGCTATTCCCATTTTTAAACATTGATTCCCCTTCATGGATGCCAACTCACGTGTACCTTCCAAAGATACAAAAGAAAAAGGAGCCTGTATCTTTATCAGAAGAGATTTTAACAGGATTGGCAAGAGAAGAACTAAAATACAAAGGTGTCTTAATTGCCGATGATTTTGAAATGGGAGGAGTAGCAAACTTTTATACAGCTCAAGAGGCCGTAATAAAATCACTTAGTTCAGGAATGAACATAGTTAGTATTTGCCATTCTTTTGAAAAACAATCAAAAGCCAAAAACGCTGTATTAAATAAGTACAAAAATGATGATAATTTTAAAAAGAAGATAAATTTATCACTAGAAAGGATCCACTCTCTAATGAAAATTTCAGCAGATCTGAAAGAGAAAAACAATAATAAAATATCTTTAGAAGAAGTCGGTAAAAAAGAACATATTAAATTAGCTCAAAATATTGTTGATAAATCTATCACTGTTCTTAATATGTCTCATGATAAAAGATTTTTGCCTTTAAAAAGCATTGATGAAATTTATTACTTTGATAAAGAGTTGTTATCTTACGGAATTGAGGACAAAAGAACTCAAATTTCTTATATTATTGAACCTATATCAAAAGAACTCAATGCCAAAGTAAACATATTAGAGACAGGTAAAATAATCGACCATGAGGTAAGGAAAGAAATAATTCAAAATTCTAAAAACAAAAATATCTTGGTGCTAAGTGAAAATGCATATTTGCATTCAGAATTGGTTGAGTTAATAAGCAAAATGTCCCAAAAAACAAAAAAACTAATCTTAGTTGCTTTAAGAAATCCATATGACGTATTTATTCCCAAAGTAGAGTACGGAATTTGCACATACGGTTTTAATGAAAATATTCTAACTTCTTTACTTAAAATCCTAAAAGGAGAAATAAACCCAACTGGGAACTTACCAATTAAATGGAGGCCAGAATATGTTAGATAACTTGGAAACAGAAAAAAGCAACCCAAAGACTCAAAATTTGGATGAGATAGACATATTTGAAATACTGCGAATAATTAATCAAGAAGATGCCACAATAGCGTTATCCGTAGCGGAAAACTTAGAGAATATAAAAAACGTGGTTGTAAACTGTATTTCAGCAATTAAGAATCACGGAAGAATCATTTATGTTGGAGCAGGAACAAGCGGTAGGGTAGCAGTTATAGATGCGGTAGAAACGGTTCCAACTTTTGGTATAGATTCAGGAATCTTTCTCCCCTTAATCGCCGGAGGAGAACAAGCTTTCTTTCAAGCTACAGAAAATGTTGAAGATTATGAAGAAGGTGGGAAAAACGACTTGGAAAAAAGTAATGTCCGTTCGGAAGATTATGTAATAGGCATATCTGCCAGCGGGCGAACACCTTATGTGAAAGGCGCTTTATCCAAGGCAAAAGAAAAGGGATGTAAAACGGCTTTAATTTGCAACGTAAAAAATCCTGAATTGATGAAAATCTCAGACATTGTAGTTTCTTTAAGAACAGGTCCAGAAGTTATTTCAGGTAGTACAAGAATGAAAGCTGGCACAGCCCAAAAAATGGTTTTAAATATGATAAGCACTGTCACCATGATAAAACTTGGAAAGACTTTTAAAAACTATATGGTGGACGTTAAAATCATGAATCAAAAATTAGAAGAAAGAG
Protein-coding sequences here:
- the nagZ gene encoding beta-N-acetylhexosaminidase: MENLEKDLGKLFLIGIQGTSLNSENMKALKSILPGAIIFFSRNIEDKYQLSKFIEDIKNFLDYEPLFCIDQEGGTVTRLKKGFTIVPSAMGITATSQPENAYISANLLAKELLSVGIDWNLAPVVDINNNPKNSVIGIRSFSDDKNVVLKFAREYVKGLHDGGVLSCLKHFPGIGNVNIDPHLDLPQGESSKGDLLSTELFPFLNIDSPSWMPTHVYLPKIQKKKEPVSLSEEILTGLAREELKYKGVLIADDFEMGGVANFYTAQEAVIKSLSSGMNIVSICHSFEKQSKAKNAVLNKYKNDDNFKKKINLSLERIHSLMKISADLKEKNNNKISLEEVGKKEHIKLAQNIVDKSITVLNMSHDKRFLPLKSIDEIYYFDKELLSYGIEDKRTQISYIIEPISKELNAKVNILETGKIIDHEVRKEIIQNSKNKNILVLSENAYLHSELVELISKMSQKTKKLILVALRNPYDVFIPKVEYGICTYGFNENILTSLLKILKGEINPTGNLPIKWRPEYVR
- the murQ gene encoding N-acetylmuramic acid 6-phosphate etherase, which translates into the protein MLDNLETEKSNPKTQNLDEIDIFEILRIINQEDATIALSVAENLENIKNVVVNCISAIKNHGRIIYVGAGTSGRVAVIDAVETVPTFGIDSGIFLPLIAGGEQAFFQATENVEDYEEGGKNDLEKSNVRSEDYVIGISASGRTPYVKGALSKAKEKGCKTALICNVKNPELMKISDIVVSLRTGPEVISGSTRMKAGTAQKMVLNMISTVTMIKLGKTFKNYMVDVKIMNQKLEERAVRIISEVTGLDKKTCKEYLIKADMKPKLAILMILSGKGKEFCIEALKKNEVLSEALKTLKN